A region of the Verrucomicrobiota bacterium genome:
CAGGGCGTGTGCGTGCTGTGATGGTAAAGGGCGGTCTTCGCCCAAGGTAGAGCCATGCCGTGATCTGCTATTAACATAACCACGGTGTTGTCCGACTCACCTGAATCTTCTAGAGCCTGTAGAATTTGTCCGACTGCATCGTCGGCTCTTCGTACAGACATGTAATAATGAGCCAGCTCCAAACGAATCTTTGGATCTTCGAACAAGAATCCAGGAATGGGCACTTCTTCGGGGGTAAAAAACCTGGAAGGTTTGTAAGGGTCATCGAACAATTCCTGTTTGCCGTTCATTCCGTAGAACGGCTTGTGGGGATCAGAGACATTTACGTTCAGGTAAAACGGCTTTTTTGCATCCTTGCTTGCCTGGATGCCGCGCCGAGTTGCCAGGCCAAAAGAGTTGGGGTCTTTTGTGTGGAGTTTTTTCCCATCGATGATGTCCAGGTTCAAGCTCCACGCATAAGGAGTATAAGGAGTCGAATGGGCCACCTTACCGAAGATAGCTGTGAAGTAACCACCGCCTTGCATCAGGTCACTGATGTGTGGATGTTTCGCGTCTGGCACCTGATAGAATCCCTCGACCCTGTTGTTATGCGAATAAAGGCCTGAGTACATGACATTGCGCCCGGGCATACAATTGCCTACCTGAACGTGTGCGTATTGGAAGCGCAGCCCCTCCCGGGCCAGCTTGTCCATGTTGGGTGTTGTTCCTTCAAGCTTACTTCCATACACGCCGACCGAGTCGCAGCTCATATCGTCGATGGTAATGAAAAGAATGTTTGGCGTTGCAGCACCTACACTTAAGGAAGTGAAAAATGCGATCAGAAATATTAAGTATTTTTTGCTGAGCATAATGTTGTTTTATTAAATTGATTGCTGAGACATCCTAGTGTGGGCCGCCAAACGCTTTGTAATTTATATTTCGCCAACCATTAAGGAGGGGGTCAAACCTTGAATCAGTTGACTCCGCAAGCTACGTCAAGATTACAAGGAATGACCCCGACGTCGGATCTTATGCTATTTATGGCGGGCTACACATGTTTTATTGAGGAGTCCAGATATGAGAGCCATCAAGAAGTTCTCCGTAATTACGAGTGAGCTCGGTGGTAAGAATTTCTGTAAGATAGGTGTACTTTCCTGAGAGGTCATTTACTTCTTTTACATCGTTCTCCATGTCGAAGACCTGGATATCCGAAAGTTGTGCGGCCTTTACTCGTTCAATATTTCCCGAGTGAAGATTCTGCAGCTTGGGTAAGTCCACTTTTGCCAGGACTTTCCATCGGTCGCTCCGCATTGCAACCCGACGTTCGTTGATTGCGTTG
Encoded here:
- a CDS encoding sulfatase, coding for MLSKKYLIFLIAFFTSLSVGAATPNILFITIDDMSCDSVGVYGSKLEGTTPNMDKLAREGLRFQYAHVQVGNCMPGRNVMYSGLYSHNNRVEGFYQVPDAKHPHISDLMQGGGYFTAIFGKVAHSTPYTPYAWSLNLDIIDGKKLHTKDPNSFGLATRRGIQASKDAKKPFYLNVNVSDPHKPFYGMNGKQELFDDPYKPSRFFTPEEVPIPGFLFEDPKIRLELAHYYMSVRRADDAVGQILQALEDSGESDNTVVMLIADHGMALPWAKTALYHHSTHTPWIVRWPGKIKANTIDEAHMISAVDLTPTLLDVAGIKGKTKFDGRSFFPILEGKSQKGRDFVIKEYNENSGAGRHPIRGIQTKQFLYLFNPWSDSKNKFKTATTGTLSYEVMRDCAQTDPVMAERLRFFDYRVVEELYDVENDPDCLNNLANHPDYRDQVENFKSDLEQWMVDTNDHALEALRNIKNPEAMYAYVARTQQEANDRRAAKQKAQQMERRAQQEAKKKS